AAAGATTTAGATTTAATTCAGACCAAAAGGTCAAAAAATCTTACCCTAATGGAACTTAGAGATATTGAGTTTTATTGGCATCCAGTTGTGCAGGAGAAATTTGATTTAAAGCGGCTTGAGAAAACTATTTTCTTCGCCAATGCTTTAAAGCCAAAAAACTTTGAACAACTCTTAGCCTTAAAAGGCATTGGTCCCAAAACAATTCGTGCTTTGAGTTTAGTTTCCGAATTAATCTACGGCGCCAGACCCTCTTACGAAGATCCTGCAAGGTATTCATTTTCAGTAGGCGGGAAAGACGGCACTCCTTTTTTCGTAGAAAGAGATGTTTATGATAAGGTATTGGATGTAATGGAAAAAGGCATTAAAAAAAGCAAAATCTCCTTACGCGAAAAAGTTGAAGCCCAAAAAAGATTGAATAGTTCATATATTCGTGGGGTATGAAAAAATTGTCATTTTATGTTGTTTGTGATAATATACGGAGTTTAGAGAATATTGGTTCTATTTTTAGAACTGCTGACGCTTTGAATGTTGATAAGATTTTTCTTTGCGGAATTTGCGGGAGACCACCTAGTCAGAAGATATCAAAAAGCGCGCTGGGCGCGGAAAAATGGATTGCTTGGGAGTATTGCGGCAAGACTTGGCGAGCAATAGAGAGGTTAAAAAAAGAGAATGTTTTTATTGTGGCTTTGGAGCAAGAAGAAAATAGTTTAGTTTATACTAAATTCAAGCCAAAATTCCCTTTAGCTTTAATAATAGGGAATGAAGTCAAAGGAGTTTCGCCCTCTGTTTTAAAAAGAGCAGATAAAATAATATCTTTACCAATGTTTGGCAGAAAAGAATCTCTGAACGTGGCAGTTGCTTTTGGCATAGCAGCTTACAGAATTCGCTGCCCCCATAGTTCAATTGGATAGAACATCAGCTTCCGGAGCTGAAAATATAGGTTCGAGTCCTATTGAGGGCACACGGATGTTGGAGGGGTGCTCCGAATGGTAAGGAACCGCTCTCGAAAAGCGGCGCCCGCTCAGCGGGCTTGTGAGTTCGAATCTCACCCCCTCCGCTATGTTTAAATTTTTTCAAAAAGGCAAAGAGCCGAGGAGTTTGAAGGAGGCTTTGAAACAGTTTGAAGATTTGAAAAAAGAAGTTGAGAGAATTTCTCAAGGGCTTGAAAATTTGAAAGAAAAGGGTAAGCTTTCTATTCAGAAAGTAGGGATAGTTAGATATAATCCTTTTTCTGAAGTCGGAGGCGACCAGAGCTTTTCTGTTGCTTTGCTTGATGAGAACAATGACGGAGTAGTGGTTACCAGCTTATACTCCCGAGAAGGAAACAGGGTTTATGGGAAACCAGTGAAGAGTGGTATTTCTGAGTATTCCTTGTCTAATGAGGAGAAGAAGGCGATTGAGAAAGCCGTAAGCTCTAAAATCCCAAATCCTAATGGTCAATGACCAATCAAGCCCCAATTATTTAAATCCCAAACAATATATTCTGGTCATTGGGGCTTTTAATTAATTATGGTTGAAAAAAAACAACAAAACTTAATATCTCGTCCTCCAGTTGTAGTAGTT
This genomic interval from Patescibacteria group bacterium contains the following:
- a CDS encoding RNA methyltransferase, which codes for MKKLSFYVVCDNIRSLENIGSIFRTADALNVDKIFLCGICGRPPSQKISKSALGAEKWIAWEYCGKTWRAIERLKKENVFIVALEQEENSLVYTKFKPKFPLALIIGNEVKGVSPSVLKRADKIISLPMFGRKESLNVAVAFGIAAYRIRCPHSSIG
- a CDS encoding DUF4446 family protein, which translates into the protein MFKFFQKGKEPRSLKEALKQFEDLKKEVERISQGLENLKEKGKLSIQKVGIVRYNPFSEVGGDQSFSVALLDENNDGVVVTSLYSREGNRVYGKPVKSGISEYSLSNEEKKAIEKAVSSKIPNPNGQ